A region of the Cupriavidus taiwanensis genome:
CCGCAGCAGCGACAGCGCCATCAGCACCGCGCCGCCGATCACCATCTCCGCGGCAAACGCCGCCGCCCCGGGCGGCAGGTCGAGCCGGCGCGCCAGCTGCGAGCCGAAGGACCAGCTTGCCACCGCCAGCAACAGCGCCACCACCCCGCCGCTACTGACCTGGAATTCCGCGCCCGCGGTCAGCACCAGGATGCCGGCGCTGCCAATGGCGATCGCCACATACTCGAACCACTTCGGCCGGTTGCCGAAGCACGCCCCCCAAATCAGCGCGAAGATCGGCATCGACCCGATCATCACCGTGGTGGCGCCCGAAGAAATCGTCTGCTCGGCGATGGCAGTGAGTCCCATGCCGCCCACCAGCAGAAACAACGCCGGCACCGCGCAATGGCGCAACTGCCGCCCCGACGGCATCGGCGTGCCGCGCCATGCCAGCCACGCACTCAGCAGCAGGCCCGCGCACAGGAAGCGCGTGCCCATCATGAACAGCGGCGGAAAGCTCTCCAGCGTAAAGCGGATCGCGAGATAGGTCGTGCCCCAGACCACATAGGTGATCAGCAGGCACAGCAGCACAAGCGGGGACATGGGCGCACGGGACTCCGGAAAGGCATCCAAGATAGCCCTGTCCGCCGCGGCGGCAAAACGAAAAGCACTGGCAAGCCTTGTGAGAGTTGCTCACAAAGCACTCCAACGCCGCAGGCAAAGCAAAACCGGCCGCGTTCACCCGGGCGGGCGCACGTATGGCCGGTTCTTCAACGCAGCCCGGAAGGGCCGCAACTACCGTACTGCTAGTGCCAGCGATCAGCCGTTGGCGTAAACCACCTTGGCCTTGCGGGCCTGGCTCTGCAGGCGCTCGATCACCGATTGCACGGTGGCGATGGCGCGCTTGACGTCGTGGGCGAAGCCCAGGCTTTGCGTGCCGAGCTCGCGCTCGATGAGTTGGCGTTCCAGTTGATCGGTCAGCTTGATATCGGATTGGGTGTTCATGGCGTCCTTCCTTTTCGGGATTACCCTTATGGGGTTTTCCCTGATTGTAGCAAAAGAATTGTCGCAATGCAGCATTAGGTGAAAGTACGTATGCCCGCTCATGGTTAAGTGATGCTTGCAGCATGGACGTTGCGGGGATCAGGTGAACCTTGGCGTCCGAAGGGATAGCTGCCGGGCCAGGCGTGGCGGCGCCGTCCCTGGCACCGCGGCGCCGGATCTGCTGGGCGACATGTTCCATGACGGCATTGATTTTTGACGGCATTCCCACCACTGGGTACCAGTCGCCGGCAGTGGCAAAGGCCGGCCGAACCGCAGCGAGGAATTCACGCGGCGATTGGCAGCCCCTGCGTGCGAGCCAGTGATCTCGGTATCGAGATTGGCCCGGGAGCACGGGCTGCAATCGATATCGGGTCTCGTTAGCTGTACAATTGACCCAAATTCTTTCGAAAGCCGGTCAAAAGAGGGCCGTGGAAGTCGATAGCTCAGATACCGATGAAAAATTCACCGAGTGCTGCCACAAGCGAGCGGACCAAGCCAGCCGCAGGTAGCGTTCCTGGCGTCATTCGGACCAATACGAGGAAGGCTGGGGACGCGACGCGCGATCGCATGCTCGATGCCGCGGAGGCATTGTTTGCAAGGAACGGATACCACGGGACCTCGATGCGGGATGTGGCAGAGGCAACCGATACCCGGATTGCTCTGGTTACGTATCACTTTGGCACCAAGGACGTTCTCTTCAACAAGGTTATCGAACGTCGCGCTTCCTATATGGCGCATCAGCGCATTCTCGCCCTCGATGCAGCACGAACTCGCGCAGGCGACAATCCTGTCCCGCTCGAAGACCTGATTACCGGTTACGTTTATCCGTTCGTGGAACGGAGTTCGCACGGAGGACAGGGCTGGAAGAACTATTCACTGCTGATCTCTCGCGTCTCCAATTCTCCCGATTGGGCGAAGTTCATCAGCGACCACTATGACCCCATTGCGCGTCAGTTTGTCGCTGAATTCCGCCGGAGTTTGCCAACAATCCCCGAAGAGGATATCTACCACGCCTTCAGCTTTATGGTTGGCGCGATGGTTGCCCTGGTGTCGGAACCTGGAAGAGTCGAGAGCCTTTCGCTGCGCAAGTTCAAATCCACCAACCTGGAACAGGCTTTCAAGTGCATGCTCCCGTTCCTGGCCGGCGGTTTTCGGGCGCTCGTTGACAGATCATGACCGTCTTGCCTGGCGGGTCCCGCAGGGGCTCTCACCGGGCATCGCTACAGGAAGTTCTGCGAGGCCGCGGTGAGGGTTCTGCATCAATTTGATATGCAGCGACGCTTGCACGTCATGACTTGGCGGCACGGTTTGCCGCGAGTACATCGGCAATCCAGTCCGCCATGTAATCCGTTGCAAGACTCATGTTGCCGATGCTGCAGTGTTGCTCGCCGCCCTCCTCGGCCGTGAAGATCCGCAGTTCGCGACGCGGGCTGTTGATGCAATCCTCATAGGTCAGATACGCCGACTCCACCGGAACCTGACGATCCAGCTCGCCGTGGTTGATAAGAATCGGCACGCGGATACGGTCGAGAATCCCTTTCAGGGTGAAGCCGCTGGCAGTATCGAGACATGCCTCCACTGATTGCGCGCCAAGCACCCATTGCACGTGCTCAACAAAATGCGGAACCGACTTTTGCGTGCCCTGACCTTCCAGCCGCATGCGGAAGCGCTTGCCGAAGTCGTAGTTCGCCCCCCAGGCGACGCAGCATTTGAAGCGCGGCTCGAATGCGGTGGCGCGCGGTGCATGATAGCCGCCCATACTCAGCGCAATCATGCCAATTCGATCGCGATCTACCTCCGGGCGACGCTCAAGATAATCGATACACGCCGCAGCGGGAACCTCAGCTTCCGGGAAGTTGTGCAGGCCGTGCTTGCGCAACGCTTCTCCGACTCCGGGATTGTCGACGATCAGCGTAGAGATGCCGCGTTTTGCCAAAGCCGCGGGGAAGCCTGACATAAACAAAAATTCTTTGACGCCATCCAGGCCATTGAAGTGCACCATGCAAGGTGCCGGCGTTGCGCCTTCTGCCTTGACCAGCAAAGCTGGCAATACAGCGTCTTGGTAGGGAACCATGACGCGCTCACAATTCACGTGGCCGAGCTCCACATACTTTGCAAAGTAATGGAGCATGCGGTCATACGCCTCCAGACGAGGCGGATAATTGTGGTGCGGCATCCGCTCCGCGGTGATGAGCATGATCGCCGCGCGTCGGTACTTCTCCGACGCCGTCAGGCCATGCCCGGCTTCTTCGTCGCCCGCGGCGCTTGCAGCCAGCTTCTGACCCGCGTCATCCCACGCGTGAAAAAACGCCTGGGCCGGGTCCATGCCTTCCGGAATTTTTCCATCGCGTAGCGAACGGGATGCCCGGTCGATCTCATCCATGTTCGCGCCCATATCCAGGGCCATGGAAAGCGACAGGTTCCAGGGGTAATCCGAAAAGTATTCAAGCATCCTCTACCTCTACTGTTTCGACAACAAGCCATCAATCTGTGAGTCTGCGCAGTAGCTCCACGGTGAAATCTACGGCGAGCGACAGACAACACACAAATTATCTGTACAGATGACCAAATTGGTATACCTAGGGATTACCCGCTGCAGCCAGACAACGCAAAGCCAACTCGTCGAAGTCGAGACCAATGGCCATTCAATATACCGACGAAATCCCGTCGATATCGGCATGGATCCCCGGTTGCATCGCCCCTCAAGGCGGGTCGAACATTGATGAAAATCCGTGTTTAATTGGTCATATGTACAGCTTGCAACTTGCCTGTGTCATCCGAATGGCAGGAATCCGCATCAAACGCGGGCCTTGATCAGGTCAGCAGCCCTCTCTGCCACCATGATGGTTGGCAGGTTGGTATTCGCGCTTGGCACCGACGGCATGACCGAAGCGTCCACGACACGCAGGCGCTCAAGGCCGATGACCCGGCAATGCGCATCGACCACCGCGTCCGGGTCACTGGCATTGCCCATCCGGCAAGTAGACGCCACATGTCCCATGGGTGCCACCGCGCCGAGAATTTCATCGTCCGAAAGGCGCCGCTGCCCCGCCCGATTCGCGATCCATTTGCCCGGCTTCAGTGCCCGGCCAAGCAATGCACGCGAGACGAAGCCCGGCGAGTTCAACGCAACCTTCGCTCCCAAGGCAAGCAGGTGCCCGCGTACACCGCCTCGATTGAACTGATTCGCCGCCATCACCGGAGGCAGAATAAAGGCGTCGTGGTAGCAAGATGCGAACTCAGGGGCGGCCAGCAGCATTTCGACCAGCCGAGCCGCCTGCAGCATCCGGGGTGCATCACGCGGGTCGTCGAAGAACCGAAAGTCGATCAAAGGGGTGACATCCGGATCCGGCGATGCCAGGCTGACACGGCCGCGGGAGAACGGCGCATACAGGGCGGCACTGAGCATGGCGAGATCGGTCCCGAAACCGCGCGGTCCGACCCGGCCCAGCAAGGAAAGGAACAGGTCACCATCGGGACTCTCCGCCTGGCCCGACGAGTGCCTCAGCCCGGCGCAGGCAAAGGTGCGCAGCGCCGCGGACTGACGCGCATGGCGCGGCATGGTCATCGCGAACTGCAGATAGGGATGGTTCTGCAGATGGCGTCCCACGCCTTTGAGATGAAGCCTAGGTGCAACCCCCAGTGCCCGCAGGCATTCGGCATCGCCAATACCGGAGCGCAGCAGGATCGCAGGCGAATGGACACCACCCGCGCAAAGGATAATCTCCTCGGCAGCGACACGGGCACGCTCCCCTTTGCTGACGTAGACGGCGCCGGTGACCCTGCCACCGTCGATCTCGAGGTGGTGGACGGTGGCATCGGCCAGGATGGTCAGGTTCGGCCTGGCACGGACTTCCCGGGTCAGATAGCACGATACCCCCGAGGATCGCTTGCCACCGCTTGCAGCGTAAGGCATGGCGAAGAATCCACACCCCGGCTCCTCGTTGATGTCGTCGATAGTCTGAAACCCTCGTGCGTTGAGCACCTTCTCAGCTGCGGCCGCAAATCCCGGCCACTCCGGGCGCGGCGGGCGGCGGATCACGAACGGGCCCGATTGACCGGGTCCAGGTCGCCTGCCGACATCCCCCTCGGCGCGCCGGAAGTAAGGCAGAACATCGTCCCAGCCCCAGCCCGCCGCCCCGGTTTTCACCCAACTGTCGTAGTTGGCCGGCAGTCCCCTCAGCGTCCACATGCCATTGATGCTCGAGCCCCCGCCGAGAACCCTAGCCTGGGGATAGGGGTATTCGTCGCCGTCGGAGCGCCGACGCGCGCGCAAGTCCTTCCAGAAATAGGCCGGATTCAGCGACGCGCTCGGAAAGTCGTCATCGATGTCCGAAGGCACGGCATCCGGTCGGATGTCGGGTCCCGCTTCGAGCAGGCACACCGTAGCCGAGGGATCTTCCGACAATCTCGCCGCGAGCACTGCGCCGGCCGTCCCGCCGCCGATGATCAGGTACGTTACTTTCACTGCGTTCCAGCCAGGATCAGGCTGCGCGACACGTCGGGTTGCGCAAGCCTTCGTTAAGGGTTTATCGATTGTCGACGCGCTTGTTGAATGCATGGATGCTGACTTGCTGCCAGAGTCCGGCGTGCGCAAACGGGTCATTGGCGTTAAAGGCTACGGCATCCCCCTTGTTCTCTGCCTCCACGAGGAAGAACGAGCCGATCATGGTTTCACCGTCATCAGCAACGAGTGGACCAGAGATCAGTGTCTTGATGCGGGCCTGTGCAAGATAGGCCTTGTGCGCATCGTAGTTCGCCAGGCGCAGGGACAGCGCATCCGGCTTGTCGACGGCATGAATGACGTAGAACATTGTTACTTCTCCTTAGTTGGCAATGTAATCAACCTGATATCGGGCGATCCGCAAGTCACCGAGTTCGCGCTTGACACGCTGGTGCTCAGGGTGGCTTGCATAGTCTTCCAGCGCGCTGCGCGAAGCGAACTCTGTATAGAGAACGACATCGCACGCATAATCAACGCGGCTTGAATCCACGCCGATCTCAAGGTGCAGAAGTCCGGGAATCCGGCCGCGCAGGCTCTCGAAGGCGGACTTGAGCCGCGCCACCGCGGAACGCTTTTCGCCCTCGCTGTCGCCACGCAGGTTCCACATCACGATGTGCTTGACGATGGTCACGGCTTCCTCCGCGTCTGGTCGGTCGCCGGATTCAGTACAAAGTCGAAATCCAGCGTGTAGAACGGCGTAGCCGATTGATCGCCATCCGGCGTCGTGCCGGCCGCATGCTCTACCCAGTCCGCGATCAGCGAGGACCGCACACCGAACACCGCATCGCTATCCAGATATTCACCGCCCTCCCGGAATACATGCGTGACCAGCGTCTCGTAACCGGGGGCCGATACCATGAAGTGCAGGTGCGCTGGCCGCCAGGGATGACGCCCCATGGCATCAAGCATCCTGCCAACCGGTCCGTCGTGCGGAATCGGATAGCTTTCCGCGACGATGGACTTGAAGTGGAAATGTCCGGTCGCGTCGGCTACCAGTGTCCCGCGTCCCTGGACATGCCCTTGCGCGAGCTGGACATCATAGAAGCCTTCGGAGTCCGCCTGCCACACCTCCAGC
Encoded here:
- a CDS encoding EamA family transporter, with product MSPLVLLCLLITYVVWGTTYLAIRFTLESFPPLFMMGTRFLCAGLLLSAWLAWRGTPMPSGRQLRHCAVPALFLLVGGMGLTAIAEQTISSGATTVMIGSMPIFALIWGACFGNRPKWFEYVAIAIGSAGILVLTAGAEFQVSSGGVVALLLAVASWSFGSQLARRLDLPPGAAAFAAEMVIGGAVLMALSLLRQEPWPSSVSAQAGWAWVYLVVAGSLVAFSAYMYLVSTVSQTLAASYVYVNPPVALAMGAWLGGEQIAPQTLGAVVLILVALTVLSLGTLRAARTQAA
- a CDS encoding TetR/AcrR family transcriptional regulator, which produces MLDAAEALFARNGYHGTSMRDVAEATDTRIALVTYHFGTKDVLFNKVIERRASYMAHQRILALDAARTRAGDNPVPLEDLITGYVYPFVERSSHGGQGWKNYSLLISRVSNSPDWAKFISDHYDPIARQFVAEFRRSLPTIPEEDIYHAFSFMVGAMVALVSEPGRVESLSLRKFKSTNLEQAFKCMLPFLAGGFRALVDRS
- a CDS encoding alpha/beta hydrolase family protein, whose product is MLEYFSDYPWNLSLSMALDMGANMDEIDRASRSLRDGKIPEGMDPAQAFFHAWDDAGQKLAASAAGDEEAGHGLTASEKYRRAAIMLITAERMPHHNYPPRLEAYDRMLHYFAKYVELGHVNCERVMVPYQDAVLPALLVKAEGATPAPCMVHFNGLDGVKEFLFMSGFPAALAKRGISTLIVDNPGVGEALRKHGLHNFPEAEVPAAACIDYLERRPEVDRDRIGMIALSMGGYHAPRATAFEPRFKCCVAWGANYDFGKRFRMRLEGQGTQKSVPHFVEHVQWVLGAQSVEACLDTASGFTLKGILDRIRVPILINHGELDRQVPVESAYLTYEDCINSPRRELRIFTAEEGGEQHCSIGNMSLATDYMADWIADVLAANRAAKS
- a CDS encoding GMC family oxidoreductase, yielding MKVTYLIIGGGTAGAVLAARLSEDPSATVCLLEAGPDIRPDAVPSDIDDDFPSASLNPAYFWKDLRARRRSDGDEYPYPQARVLGGGSSINGMWTLRGLPANYDSWVKTGAAGWGWDDVLPYFRRAEGDVGRRPGPGQSGPFVIRRPPRPEWPGFAAAAEKVLNARGFQTIDDINEEPGCGFFAMPYAASGGKRSSGVSCYLTREVRARPNLTILADATVHHLEIDGGRVTGAVYVSKGERARVAAEEIILCAGGVHSPAILLRSGIGDAECLRALGVAPRLHLKGVGRHLQNHPYLQFAMTMPRHARQSAALRTFACAGLRHSSGQAESPDGDLFLSLLGRVGPRGFGTDLAMLSAALYAPFSRGRVSLASPDPDVTPLIDFRFFDDPRDAPRMLQAARLVEMLLAAPEFASCYHDAFILPPVMAANQFNRGGVRGHLLALGAKVALNSPGFVSRALLGRALKPGKWIANRAGQRRLSDDEILGAVAPMGHVASTCRMGNASDPDAVVDAHCRVIGLERLRVVDASVMPSVPSANTNLPTIMVAERAADLIKARV
- a CDS encoding YciI family protein, which encodes MFYVIHAVDKPDALSLRLANYDAHKAYLAQARIKTLISGPLVADDGETMIGSFFLVEAENKGDAVAFNANDPFAHAGLWQQVSIHAFNKRVDNR
- a CDS encoding Dabb family protein; translation: MTIVKHIVMWNLRGDSEGEKRSAVARLKSAFESLRGRIPGLLHLEIGVDSSRVDYACDVVLYTEFASRSALEDYASHPEHQRVKRELGDLRIARYQVDYIAN
- a CDS encoding intradiol ring-cleavage dioxygenase, which gives rise to MRNLNEETITQAVLARNIDMKDRRLREIMTSLIQHLHAFARETRLTEAEWAAGIRFLTEVGQTCSPTRQEFILLSDTLGLSTLVTAQNHRKPQGCTEATVFGPFYVDDAPEYELGADVGNGMAGQPCFVSGQVRGISGEAIPGAKLEVWQADSEGFYDVQLAQGHVQGRGTLVADATGHFHFKSIVAESYPIPHDGPVGRMLDAMGRHPWRPAHLHFMVSAPGYETLVTHVFREGGEYLDSDAVFGVRSSLIADWVEHAAGTTPDGDQSATPFYTLDFDFVLNPATDQTRRKP